In the Mycteria americana isolate JAX WOST 10 ecotype Jacksonville Zoo and Gardens unplaced genomic scaffold, USCA_MyAme_1.0 Scaffold_131, whole genome shotgun sequence genome, one interval contains:
- the LOC142403182 gene encoding uncharacterized protein LOC142403182: MRPPVPPPRRLPPLPPLPPPLLLLLLLLAVPGGSAYGFRNCIQSPWDPGLFRCVQRFLGSVAGAVDDLPPAATALNLSHNSLHRLPPAAFARLPLLRTLDLAYNRLASIAPGAFAGLGALATLDLSHNRLAGLAEGAFAGLGNLSSLRLDRNPLAGLAPGAFLPLANLRCLSLRGGRLPALGPVALAVRHLPRLQLLDLCGNNLSALGPGPPLPPSLLTLRLCNNSLGGLAGGTPGLLPALRALDLSYNNISEAAPFSQLRLRNLSRLRLAGNPLDVFQLLEVSDVRPRSLDFSGLQLGPGGAAEVCRRLTGPRLRRLRLRRNGIGTLPDGALAACPAVGTLDLSGNRLRRLGCVGRLLGPRQRQELAGLVAEHNLLRRLPSCQAEPALRSLRNVSLRFNRILTVGPRAFAYAPCLRALRLDVNGLARLDRQALWGLRELRELRLDNNLLTDLYPGSFADLGRLRTLNLRNNRVSVLFPGAFAGLARLQTLDLGGNNLRHLAAAALRGLGELRRLYLDRNRLQEVSAEAFRPVQASLGVLDLRANALRYISQRPRQQPPFRHLQRLYDLKLQAQQPYGLRIIPHRFFQGLTALRSLFLAQNWLLAIPADAFDDLAQLRYLTLADSSGGMGDLPAGVFKNLSSLRSLDLENAGLRSLGPEVFGNLSRLERLGLAKNELRTIDQRLDGQLPALRYLDLRKCPLSCACANAWLPDWLGRSRVQVVYLYNYSCGGGGGGGGQPAYLHSFDTRVCFLDVGLYLFAGTAPAVLLLLALPLLHHRAYWRLRYHFYLLRAWANGRWRREERRYAYDSFVSYNSADEGWVLGELVPELERASLRLCLHHRDFSPGRAIIDNIVDSIYNSRKTVCVLSRSYLRSEWCSLEIQLASYRLFDELRDVLVLVFLEAIPDAELSAYHRMRRVLLKRTYLRWPPEPQAQRLFWAKLKRALRSGYAAGEEEEEEEEEEEGCGESGKLPQGGPPPV, from the coding sequence ATGCGTCCCCCCGTCCCGCCACCGCgccggctgccgccgctgccgccgctgccgccgccactgctgctgctgctgctgctgctggcggtgccggggggctcAGCCTACGGCTTCCGCAACTGCATCCAGTCGCCCTGGGACCCCGGACTCTTCCGCTGCGTCCAGCGCTTCCTGGGGTCGGTGGCCGGCGCGGTGGATGACCTGCCACCGGCCGCCACCGCCCTCAACCTCTCCCACAACAGCCTCCACCGcctgccgcccgccgccttcGCCCGCCTGCCCCTCCTGCGGACCCTCGACCTGGCCTACAACCGCCTGGCCAGCATCGCCCCGGGGGCCTTCGCCGGGCTGGGGGCGCTGGCCACCCTCGACCTGTCCCACAACCGCCTGGCCGGGCTGGCCGAGGGCGCCTTCGCCGGGCTGGGCAACCTCTCCTCGCTGCGGCTGGACCGCAACCCGCTGGCCGGCCTGGCGCCCGGCGCCTTCCTGCCGCTGGCCAACCTGCGCTGCCTCTCCCTGCGGggcggccgcctgcccgccctgGGGCCGGTGGCCCTGGCCGTCCGGCACCTGCCGCGGCTGCAGCTGCTGGACCTCTGCGGCAACAACCTGTcggcgctggggccggggccgccgctgccgccctcgCTGCTCACCCTGCGCCTCTGCAACAACTCGCTGGGGGGGCTGGCCGGCGGGACCCCCGGGCTGCTGCCCGCCCTGCGGGCGCTCGACCTCTCCTACAACAACATCTCGGAGGCAGCGCCCTTCAGCCAGCTCCGCCTGCGCAACCTCAGCCGGCTGCGGCTAGCCGGCAACCCCCTGGACGTCTTCCAGCTGCTGGAGGTCTCGGACGTGCGCCCGCGCAGCCTGGACTTCtcggggctgcagctggggcccggcggggcggccgagGTGTGCCGGCGCCTGACGGGCCCCCGGCTGCGGCGCCTGCGGCTGCGCCGCAACGGCATCGGGACGCTGCCGGACGGGGCGCTGGCCGCCTGCCCGGCCGTGGGCACGCTGGACCTCTCCGGGAACCGGCTGCGGCGGCTGGGCTGCGTGGGGCGGCTGCTGGGGCCGAGGCAGCGGCAGGAGCTGGCGGGGCTGGTGGCGGAGCACAACCTGCTGCGCCGGCTGCCCTCCTGCCAGGCGGAGCCGGCGCTGCGCAGCCTGCGCAACGTCTCGCTCCGCTTCAACCGCATCCTGACGGTGGGGCCGCGGGCCTTCGCCTACGCGCCCTGCCTGCGGGCGCTGCGCCTCGACGTCAACGGCCTGGCGCGGCTGGACCGGCAGGCGCTgtgggggctgcgggagctgcgggagctgcggCTGGACAACAACCTGCTGACCGACCTCTACCCCGGCTCCTTCGCCGACCTGGGCCGGCTGCGCACCCTCAACCTGCGCAACAACCGCGTCTCCGTCCTCTTCCCCGGCGCCTTCGCCGGGCTGGCCCGGCTGCAGACGCTGGACCTGGGGGGCAACAACCTGCGGCACCTGGCGGCCGCCGCGCTGCGGGGGCTGGGCGAGCTGCGCCGCCTCTACCTGGACCGCAACCGGCTGCAGGAGGTGAGCGCCGAGGCCTTCCGCCCGGTGCAGGCCTCCCTGGGCGTGCTGGACCTGCGCGCCAACGCCCTGCGGTACATCAGCCAGCGCCCGCGCCAGCAGCCGCCCTTCCGGCACCTCCAGCGCCTCTACGACCTGAAGCTGCAGGCGCAGCAGCCCTACGGCCTGAGGATCATCCCCCACCGCTTCTTCCAGGGCCTGACCGCCCTCCGCTCCCTCTTCCTGGCCCAGAACTGGCTGCTGGCCATCCCCGCCGACGCCTTCGACGACCTGGCCCAGCTGCGCTACCTGACGCTGGCCGACAGCAGCGGCGGGATGGGCGACCTGCCCGCCGGCGTCTTCAAGAACCTGAGCAGCCTGCGCAGCCTGGACCTGGAGAACGCGGGGCTGCGCAGCCTGGGCCCCGAAGTCTTCGGCAACCTCAGCCGGCTGGAGcggctggggctggccaagaacgAGCTGCGCACCATCGACCAGCGCCTGGACGGCCAGCTGCCCGCCCTGCGCTACCTGGACCTGCGCAAGTGCCCGCTGAGCTGCGCCTGCGCCAACGCCTGGCTGCCGGACTGGCTGGGCCGCAGCCGGGTGCAGGTGGTCTACCTCTACAACTAcagctgcggcggcggcggcggcggcggcgggcagcccgccTACCTGCACAGCTTCGACACCCGCGTCTGCTTCCTGGACGTGGGGCTCTACCTCTTcgccggcacggccccggccgtgctgctgctgctggcgctgccgctgctgcacCACCGCGCCTACTGGCGCCTCCGGTACCACTTCTACCTGCTGCGCGCCTGGGCCAACGGGCGCTGGCGGCGGGAGGAGCGCCGCTACGCCTACGACAGCTTCGTCTCCTACAACTCGGCCGAcgagggctgggtgctgggagagctggtcCCCGAGCTGGAGCGGGCTTCCCTGCGCCTCTGCCTGCACCACCGCGACTTCAGCCCGGGCAGGGCCATCATCGACAACATCGTCGACAGCATCTACAACAGCCGCAAGACGGTCTGCGTGCTCAGCCGCAGCTACCTGCGCAGCGAGTGGTGCTCCCTGGAGATCCAGCTGGCCAGCTACCGCCTCTTCGACGAGCTCAGGGACGTCCTGGTCCTCGTCTTCCTGGAGGCCATCCCCGACGCCGAGCTCTCCGCCTACCACCGCATGCGCCGGGTGCTGCTCAAGCGGACCTACCTGCGCTGGCCCCCCGAGCCCCAGGCCCAGCGGCTCTTCTGGGCCAAGCTGAAGCGTGCCCTCCGGAGCGGCTACGCcgcgggcgaggaggaggaggaggaggaggaggaggaggaaggctgcggggagagcggCAAGCTGCCCCAGGGCGGGCCCCCCCCGGTGTGA